The following coding sequences are from one Megamonas funiformis window:
- a CDS encoding NAD(+)/NADH kinase has translation MRIAIYPNVTKSGAGEILERVIKFANQYNIELLLPPKEGKFFYHEELINQNIEKEYIDMAISIGGDGTLLGLCRRLAKNGIPVCGINIGHLGFLADIEPGEIEAKLTKIINRQYKIEERLMLSAYIKRQGKINYIGSAVNDVVVSKCGVSRMLHFGVAINDYMVTNYKADGLIISTPTGSTAYSLSAGGPIVNPKVKGIILTPICPHSCFIRPMVIDESEKVTLNIINIISMTKRSVNLTLDGQEGVDIEPDDEIIIEKANFPAQIVRFEDKNFYQTFMNKLCL, from the coding sequence ATGAGAATAGCTATTTATCCTAATGTAACTAAATCAGGAGCTGGGGAGATTTTAGAAAGAGTAATAAAATTTGCTAATCAATATAATATTGAATTATTATTACCGCCAAAAGAAGGTAAATTTTTCTATCATGAAGAATTAATCAATCAAAACATTGAAAAAGAATATATTGATATGGCGATTAGCATCGGTGGAGATGGTACTTTATTAGGTCTTTGTAGAAGACTGGCTAAAAATGGTATACCTGTATGTGGTATTAATATTGGACATTTAGGATTTTTAGCAGATATTGAACCAGGAGAAATTGAAGCCAAACTGACAAAAATCATCAATAGACAATATAAAATAGAAGAGCGATTAATGTTGTCTGCATATATAAAAAGACAAGGGAAAATAAACTATATTGGCAGTGCTGTAAATGATGTAGTTGTAAGTAAATGCGGTGTATCACGTATGCTACATTTTGGTGTAGCTATCAATGATTATATGGTAACAAATTATAAAGCTGATGGATTGATAATATCGACTCCTACAGGTTCAACAGCATATTCTCTATCTGCTGGCGGACCAATTGTAAATCCTAAAGTAAAAGGAATTATATTGACACCAATATGCCCACATTCTTGCTTCATTCGCCCTATGGTTATTGATGAAAGTGAAAAAGTCACTTTGAATATCATCAATATCATTAGTATGACAAAGAGAAGCGTAAACTTAACATTAGATGGACAAGAAGGCGTTGATATTGAGCCAGATGATGAAATTATAATTGAAAAAGCGAATTTTCCAGCACAGATAGTTAGATTTGAAGATAAAAATTTCTATCAAACATTTATGAATAAACTCTGTTTATAA
- a CDS encoding TlyA family RNA methyltransferase produces the protein MAKKRLDVMLTEQNLVSSRERAKTTIMAGLVLVNGQKIDKPGTMVKEDAVIRVLGDSIGYVSRGGLKLAKAIKEFKLDLTDLVVADIGASTGGFTDCSLKNGAKKVFAIDVGYGQLAWSLRTDERVVNMERTNIRYVTPEDIGEPINFASIDVAFISLDKVLPVAKTLLSDDGKIVALIKPQFEAGKDKVGKKGVVREASVHEEVIKKIVDLSTQLEFVPRELTYSPVKGPEGNIEYLILLDLDKQHQSNIDDNLIKDIVQKAHAQLDK, from the coding sequence ATGGCAAAAAAACGTTTAGATGTGATGTTAACAGAACAAAATTTAGTATCTAGTCGAGAACGTGCAAAAACAACTATAATGGCAGGCTTAGTATTAGTTAATGGTCAAAAAATAGATAAACCGGGAACTATGGTAAAAGAAGATGCTGTTATCCGTGTTTTAGGTGATAGCATAGGATATGTAAGCCGTGGCGGTTTAAAATTAGCGAAAGCCATCAAAGAATTTAAATTAGATTTAACAGATTTAGTTGTAGCAGATATTGGTGCTTCAACTGGTGGTTTTACAGATTGTTCTTTGAAAAATGGAGCAAAAAAAGTTTTTGCTATAGATGTAGGCTATGGACAATTAGCATGGTCATTGCGTACAGATGAACGTGTAGTGAATATGGAAAGAACAAACATTCGCTATGTTACACCAGAAGATATAGGTGAACCTATAAACTTTGCTTCTATCGATGTAGCTTTTATCTCTTTAGATAAAGTTTTACCTGTAGCTAAAACTTTACTTAGCGATGATGGTAAAATAGTTGCTTTAATAAAACCTCAATTTGAAGCAGGAAAAGATAAAGTAGGTAAAAAAGGTGTAGTTCGTGAAGCTAGTGTACATGAGGAAGTAATCAAAAAGATTGTAGATTTAAGTACACAATTAGAATTTGTACCTAGAGAATTGACATATTCTCCAGTAAAAGGGCCAGAAGGAAATATTGAATATTTAATTTTATTAGATTTAGATAAACAACATCAAAGTAATATTGATGACAATTTGATAAAAGATATTGTACAAAAAGCACATGCACAATTAGATAAATAG